A region of the Alligator mississippiensis isolate rAllMis1 chromosome 5, rAllMis1, whole genome shotgun sequence genome:
AGGCCACGACATATGCGACACACATGCTGTGGAGCGCGTGGGCACGGGACAGATGTGCGAGACCCCCACCTCGTCTGCCCAAAATACCCTGGGAGACTCCACCCCGTGCAAGCAGCTCCTAGCAGCTCCCATGTCTTTTTGAATGAAATCTGGCCAAAGAAACATCTCTGCCTCCACCGGGACAGGGAAAGCCCCAAGAAATCAGCCTGAGACCGGGGCACAACCGGAGCCCCACCCAGGGACGCGGTCTCTGGCCCAGTCAGTGCCGCGGCTGTACTGCCCGGTACCCCGGGCCCTGCGGGTCATTGGACCCACATCGCTGCAGAGGGATTCCCCTCCAGCAAGGGACGTTGTGCTGGACGGCAGCCGCAGCAGGGACCGGAGCATCGGGCTTTACAACCACGCTCGTGAGTCGAGACTCGGTCGCTCTAATTCCTCCCTCTCCTGGAGGCTGgtgcagtgggactggggcaaCGAAAGGAGCCAGCCTTCGCAGAGAGGGGCAATACGTGAAAACATCCCTAAAGCGAAGCTCTCGTGCTACACGCCGAGCACACGGGCCCGCACCTTCCTGCCTCCTCTCGGCTCTTTGGGTTATACGGCGTTTGGGGCGGGGATCCTTATTCTGTccagagagaggcagttagcaCTATTTGTTGGAAGTGTTACGTCTGTGCAGCGCCTAATGCAGCGAGCCTCGGATGTCGATGTACTTGGTAAATGCCGCTAACAATGTCCTATTATTGTTCAAGCCTTTGGGCTGGCCGTGCCCTCGCCGCCCACGAGGAATGCAGCCATCTCGAGGGAGCGCCAACATAACCTTCCTACCACGTTCCCTATGCATAGATTTAcccaccccccatacacacacacacacacacacactacagctGTTTATATGCATTTTTACGGTCCCTTTATGATGCTGGTTTTTGGGACTTTCCCATCAccttgcagggggagggaagggggtgttggCTCGTCCCCTTTCTCACCTCTGATCAGGTTTGTGCCGGACAGGCTGCTCCAGAATAGGAGGTGGGTCAACAAAGCCAGTGTAAGGGGGAATAGAAAGGGACAGGCTGGCGGGAGCAGGGTGGAAGGGGGCTGGAGAGCTGTCCTCGGGGGGTGCCATGCGTCTGGACACCTGCAATGAGGAGGAGAAACAGTAAAGGCGTGAGGAACGTGTCTCCAGCTCCCAATGCAGCTGGGCAACATGTCCTGCTCCCAAGTGCTTGTTGCTCTGCACAGAGGCTGGTCTGAGCCCGGACGGCGTCACGCCGAAGAGGGATCTAGCCTCAATGCCGCAAAGGCGATGTCGCTGCTCACCGTGGGAGGGAAGCGGTACAGGGAGGCATTGCCGGGGTCGATCTCGGCCAGGGACTGCACGTCGGCGTCTCTCGCGTTCACCACTCGAAGGTAGAGCTCCGTCTTGCCAGCCTGCGGGAAGGGCCCACGGTCAGGGCTGACGCCAGCACTAGCAGCGCTTTTGGAGTGGGGGGACCGGGCAAGCGTAGGAGCGACAACAGATCTGCTGACCCCGCTCACCTGAGGGACCCCGTTCAGCTGCTCCGTCGTGAGTCCCGGCTTCACGGGCAGGACCCGGACGGGGATCTTCCATCGGCCGCTGATCACTTGGTGCAGCTGGTCGAAGAGGGTGATCTTGGCCCACCCACGGGAAGCCAAGCGCTGGATCTCCAGCCCGTAGGCGTCGAAGCCCCCGGCAGCCTGGAGCTCCACCACCAGCGCGATGGAGGTGGAGGGACGGACCCTGAGAGGCAGAGACAAGGGATGCCCAGGCGTGAATGGTGCATCTCTGTGACAGGCATATAAATGAGCTGCAGCCTCCCTTCTTGCCCCTCTCCTCTCCGCTCTGAGCACCGAGCGCACCTACGACCCGGAGCAAACACGGCCCCGGCAGCAGCCACGGATCCCGTGAAGTCTGCCCCCCGCACTGGGGTCGCCGAGCCTGTTCCCACCAGCACGGGGGACCTGGGCTTTGGAGCTGCCTTGGCTTCTCCTACCCTCAGGCCCGAGCACCCAGGGCTGAAATACTGGGCCAAAGCAGAGTCTGGTCACAGCGGCCTGACGCAGGCTGGTGTGGGGTGGGACGGAGGGGTCCGTGCCCCCGCAGGACTCAGACTAGACGAGGGGCATGGCTGGACCAGGTGAGACTCTTGGCCCAACCAGCTTTGGACGCCTGCTGCGGTACCCATGCCCACGTGTCTATAGCTTCAAGGGCCAGGCAAGCAGATGGACACGGCGGGGAAACCCAGACCTAGTCAACCGCTGCTACCCCGTTACAGACACCTGGCGCAGCGGGGCAGGATGCAAAGGGGTAAGTCACCTCCTGCCTCCGGCGAGACGCTGCTCACCTTGGAACCGGCTGCTTGGTGGCCAGGATCGCCCCGTTGCCTCTCCGCCCATCCGCGAGGTACCGCGGGGCCCGAGCCACGTCGCAATCGGcgctggggagaggggttggcTTGCCCATCTCTTGCCCATCACGGTAAAGCCCGGCCACCAGGCGCACCTGGACGACGGTGGGGTCCAAGCCCAGCAGGAAGTCGTAGAAGATGGCGAAGCCGgcgctgcaggggcaggaggcagcgtcGTGAGAACGGGGCCAGGCGCGCTGGCGGGAGAGCGTCCGGCTTCAGCGCCGGACGTGGGGGCTGCAAAGGACAGGGCCACGGGACCGCCGGTGACAAAACCCAGGTGGCCTGACGGAGCAGGCGGTGGGAGGCAACTTGCTCGTCACAGCATGGCTAATTAAGCCCCGGGGGGTTAAGCTGGGGGCTCGCTGGGGCCCTGATGCCTGCAGCGGCTGCACTTCCAGGCAGGAGGAGTTTGATTCCTGACCTCCCAAAGCCGGACAAAGAGGGGAACGGGCACAAGCATGGAAAAGGCACGTACCCAGGGTCATACGGGGCAGGTCCCAGGGCATCCGGCGATtccagccagggtctgctgaGCGCTGGGGTCTGAGGTCCCATCGACTCCTGTAACACACGGCGGTTTTGGAGAGGTTACAGCTGGCCCGACGGGGCGCAGCGCTCGCGGCTCGCTGGGACGAGCGTCTGGGGCCTGCACACAGGATGCCCGCCGAAGCATGTGAAGCCCcgggcgggggtggaggatgcttgctggtagcagggccgcATATGGTTtttgaatgactcacagatttggacttgatttggctgaacACGACAAATTTCCCTTAAAACAACAAGTCGTGATGGCCTCCTCTCCTGCCTAACACGCCGACGAGGGCTTTGTCAAATTGCGAACAGCGTCAGAAAAATCCCCGGGGGGGGAAcgaagctgctgctgcccttcctcctTGCCCTCCAGGAGTGGATCAGTTCAAGAGTGTGATGGAGAGAGGACTCGTCGACCCCATGGCCACAAACTCTCCCTGTCCAGACACCTCCCTCTAACGCGTGGCTGGGCTGGTCCTCACAAGGCTGATTCTGCCTGGCGCAGGGCTGGCAGCATTTCTTGCATGAAGCTGATGACTTAGACAAGTCCAAAAACTCCCAAAATGCCCCCGAAACGGGTAACATTTCATTGCAACGTTTCACGCATGGAAGATTGTAATTGGAACCTGATTTTTGGTTTGAAATCTACTCACCAGGACGGGGGGCTCGCGCAgccctggcagaggcaggggtggcggaggtggcagggggggcgCCACCGGCGGAGGGAGCAGAGGCGGCGACCGCCTGCCACCCCGTCGCGGCTGCATCCTTTCGGTGTCGCGCCTCAGCATCCCAATCTCGGCCTGCACCTGTGTCATCTCCCTCACGTGTGcccgctgcagctctgccagctccctgcccagcacacCTGGGGGACAGGAGCTCGTTAAAGGGTGCGGGAGACTCATTAGCATGCAGATGCACGGCTGGACCGGCGGGATGCGGCGTGCAGCTGCCAGCCACGGgcactggggctgccctgggagtGCAGCAGCGTGGGAGAAGCAGCCAGGAGCGCATGGGCTGCATGGGTTTCCCTCAGCCTGGGATCTAGTCCCAGGTCTTGGGCCTCATCTCCACTGCCCGCTGCTCTGGGTCTGTAAGACCGGCCAGTGGAAAATGTTCAGGCCACATGGACTCCTGCCAACCAGGGGTCTGTGCAATCGTATTAAGTATTGCTGCAGTTGAGGTGCACAACCCTCACCGTGCCAGGGGCTGCACAGGTTTGGCAGGGATCACATCTGGGGACACCCTCATCAGGGGCcgtcagggaggagggagggtgagACCCGGGGAGCAGACGCAGCAGTAGGAGGTTTTATTCCTCTACGAGTTTCCCCGTGGTCTCTGTGCACATTACTGAAGCGCTAGCACTGATGCATTTCCTGCGTGACACCGATGTCGGTGCCTGAGACGCGCACACTCATCCGGAGCCGGCGAGGGACCGCTCACTTTATTTCACAGGTGGTTACGGACGTGTCCGCACCTTGACTGCAGCCAGACAGACGGCAGGAGGCAGAACgaagtgccctgtgctgctgggtctcaggctgcatctgggcagaggctggggagggcaCTGCTGACGGCGGGCACCGGCACCATCCTGGGGGGCTCCAGAGCTGAGCTCAACCCTGAGCCTGCCACGTGCTCCAGCTGGCACACGTGTGCAGTGGGAAGCAGCATCCCTTGACTACGCTAttccagcagccactgctgcgATTCGGTGAAGGCAACATCCTCCCGCACCGGCCTACAGCCACTGTGATGCTGCTCGCCTGGGCATCCACTCTGCTTTGACCAGCCTACCCTCATCCGCTCTCCTCTTATCCCTCTGGATCTTCAGCTTGAAGAGCTCGTCCTCCAGCCGCTGGTTCTGCAGCTCCACGGCCAGCAGCTCCGCGTCCAGGGGCCGGGCGTTGTCGGCGCGGGGCTCTGCAACCACAGCAAGAGGAGACGGAGACGCTTGCAGCTGtgtgcaaagggctgcacctgGGGCCGGAGCAGGACAAatacctgcccctgccagcatctGAACTCAGATCCAAGCCCTGGGTTTCAATGAGCTCCAGGGCAGGCACATGGGGGTGGGACTGGGAAACTTGTGTGTTTTGCAGATGCTCTGGTACATGTCTGTGTTAATGCTGCACTAATCCCAGACCTGGGGGGACTTGGGGAAAAGCCCCTTCCCCTGTTCCAGACTcacttttcttcttctctctgcGCTCcggcttccctgctgctgcctccagcaccATTGCTTCCCCCTGCAGATCGTACAGCTGAGCCAGGACTGCCGGGTCACTGCCTCCACCCTGGAGATACGCCAagtgcagggctctgggggcaggaGACAGGCGTCAGGGCCCTGGCAGCCTGCATCAGTGAGCCTCTCTCAACTCGGGGGAGAGAAGCAGCTCCAGccttaaatgcacttaaaaactGGACAGCTGGGTTGCCTCAAGCCCTTTCTATCCCCAAGCAGACAGAGGGATGGCAGGTCGGAGAGACGAAGGAGAGCACCAAGCAGACAGGGGAGCTGGAAAGTGGGGAAGTCTCCCCCATACCGAGGTGCTGCACCAACCATCGCAGCGGCCCTCGCTGCCTCGTGGGAggtgctggcagtggggccggcGCTCACCTTATCTCAGCGGAGAGGGGCCCcgaggctgggggcagcgggaTGAGGCTGAGGGAGACCTGCTCCCTTCTCTTCTCTGCAGCACCGGCCGCGGTTCGGTGGCTGCTTGGCTCCTGCTGGCTTCTGGAAACGAACCGAGGAGCAGAGGAGCGTGAGCTCGACCTGGATGTCAGCGACGGcaaagccctggcagcagctgcaccctGGGGACCCTGTGGACttggccctggctgggcagagaggAACCTGCTGTCCCAGAGCTCACCCCCTTTCCCTGACCCGGGATGCACGTGTGTTTTGAAACGTCCCCATGGaccttccctgctgcaggggtAAGCATCTCCCGCGCGGCTCCCGGAGACGGCAGCAGCCACTGCGGGCTTCGACCCCAGCCGCACAGCAAAGCCCTGACCTCGTGTCTTCGCCCCCAGTCTCGTGGCTGGGCTCAGGTCAACACTTCACACAGGGATTCAGGCTGCTGCGTGCTCCCAGGAAGGTCcaggggtgggagcatggtgctTCCCCTCCGCAGCCGTGCTATGATCTGGAGGCTGGGCCAGGAGGTTCCTGGACCAGAGTCCTGCACGGTTtgctccccagggctggggacacgaggccaggaggcagggggcttgACTGCAGTGCCAGCCAtgcccacctcccagcttcaccTTGCTGCACTGTCCTCCTGCCAGCAAAGGCCCTGCCCTTACAGTAGCAGCAAGAAACTCTCCTCAGCATCACCTCCTGCCACACCAAGGCATTgagaggctgcagggcagggcgtgctctggggctgccctgccccataGCCGTGCTCTGTGGCTCCCATGCCAGGCCCCAGACCCTGCCTGGACCCTCACCTCGCGCCTGCAGCTTGCAGGAGTCCAATCTGATCCCTCAGGGCATCCAGCGCCAGCTGGttcttcccttcctgggctctcagcTCCAGCAACAGCTGCTCCACATGAGCGGTGGAGGAGTCCTGGGCAGCCAGGTCCGACAGGCGCCTCTGGATTTCTGCAGGATGCGGGAACAGCCGCGCTGCCTCAGGCTCACGCGGCCCCGTCTCCCCTCCCTTACTACAGCATCACATCACAGATTCAGCCCCGTCTTCCTGTCCCCGGCTGCACCAGCGTAAAACCCTGCCGCTCTGAGTCTCCTCTTCCACCTGCCTGGGTCTAGACCCCCTTCCTCtgacccaccccagcagcagggagaaggctTTCACGGCTAGAGCCTGGCAGGTGAGCAGGTCCCTCCAGGGGCTGGTGGGGACTCCTGCCTGGTTCGCTGCACCCTGCTCGGTGCGATGTGCGGGGTGAGGAGACGCGTGCGATGGATGCTCTGtgcccagctgcctccctgcactcgGCACGTGTCCACAGCTCCTACCCTTTCTCTGCTCTTCCAGGCGCTGGTTCCTGGCCTGGATGTCCGCCATGTAGTATTCGTGAGAGTCTGCCAGGTCCGCCAGCCGCTGCCTGTACGCCGCGTGCAGGGGGATCCAAGGGCTGGTTTCCTCCTGGAGCAAAAAAGCAAAGCTCGAAGGAGCGGGGGGCACGACACACTGCGAGCCAACCCGTGTCAGCCCCAGCGTCGAGGATGGCAGAGCAGCAAGGCCGCGGGATCCTGTGCACCCCACAAGCTCAGccaggaagagggggagaaaagtccCGTCCACCTAACACCCATGCAGCGAGATGGTGACAAGCCTGCAATTCAACACTGGGGTCCGGGCTCTCTGAGCTCTGCCTCACGGCCGTGCAACAGGGTTGATGGTGTAGTTTTAGTACCAGGTGAGACGGGGGTTTGTTTGGATGGGGCTGGACAAGATAtgacccctgcagctcttcccagccccgctgctccgTGACTCGATGAGACGGCTGCGCTGCTTCAGGGGACGGCGCAGGGCTCGTCCCTTAGGTCGGGGTGGTGGGTTGGGGGGTCCCAGGCAGCATGGCCAATGCTTGTGGTTTCACTGCAAGTCTCGCAAGCCTCAAGGAAACCCGGCAGGCTGAAGGCCCCTGCCCCAAACGACAAACACAGCACTTACATTTTCCATTTTGTCTCCTGTTTTTGGGGACCTGCCTTGTAATTTTTTACCTCTTTGGGGCTGACAGCACTGCAGAGGtaaaccccctccctccacctccagtcACCGGTGAGGATTGCACCCAGGACCTCTGCATCTTCTTAGATGCTCAGAGTAAATAAAAGCCTGTGCCAACTTGCTCcaaggctgcagccagctccctggCCCCGGGGACCAAGCTAAGGACAGCTAGTGCAGGGACCTCTGCAATGTTTCATAgctgttggagctgcagggtcAGCATGACGGGATGTGGGTTAGCGGGTTCCCAGCACCGACGTTACAGGCTGCGCAGCACGAAGCCAAAGGGTGAGCATTGACCCCCACTGGAGCAGGGCCCAGCTCATCCACACCTCGGAGGGGCTGGTCACCCACGCACACCAACCCGGCCGTCCTTCACGTAGCAGCAGACATGGGATTACTAGTCCCAGGAGCCAGGCTATGTGCTGGGAGCGCTATCTACTGGCACTTGACCTGCTACCGCGCTGCGTGCACGCGAACAGACTGCGGGTTGCTGCAGACGGGCCCGGGGCTGGAACCAGTCCTCCTTTCCACACCCAGCTGCCCggtcctttctcccctctcccaaaTGCAGCCTGTCTGCCAGTTCCCCCTCAGCCCCCGAGTCACGCAGAGGTTACCTCTGGTTGTAAGAATCGGCGCGTC
Encoded here:
- the CCDC17 gene encoding coiled-coil domain-containing protein 17; its protein translation is MADIQARNQRLEEQRKEIQRRLSDLAAQDSSTAHVEQLLLELRAQEGKNQLALDALRDQIGLLQAAGARSQQEPSSHRTAAGAAEKRREQVSLSLIPLPPASGPLSAEIRALHLAYLQGGGSDPAVLAQLYDLQGEAMVLEAAAGKPERREKKKKPRADNARPLDAELLAVELQNQRLEDELFKLKIQRDKRRADEGVLGRELAELQRAHVREMTQVQAEIGMLRRDTERMQPRRGGRRSPPLLPPPVAPPLPPPPPLPLPGLREPPVLESMGPQTPALSRPWLESPDALGPAPYDPGAGFAIFYDFLLGLDPTVVQVRLVAGLYRDGQEMGKPTPLPSADCDVARAPRYLADGRRGNGAILATKQPVPRVRPSTSIALVVELQAAGGFDAYGLEIQRLASRGWAKITLFDQLHQVISGRWKIPVRVLPVKPGLTTEQLNGVPQAGKTELYLRVVNARDADVQSLAEIDPGNASLYRFPPTVSRRMAPPEDSSPAPFHPAPASLSLSIPPYTGFVDPPPILEQPVRHKPDQR